GTTGGCAACCTGGAGGCATCTACGGTGGCAGTGTACAATAATAAATTATCGTTTCCACTTGCGTTCAAATAAGGGTTTCCCTTACACTCAAAACTCATTTTTTCCAACAAGAAATGTACACCAATGTTGCTCATGCGGGTCGTTGCATAAATCTTTTCACCGTCAAACTCGCGAAGCAGGGCTGCCGTCAGTTTGCTACTTAGTTTTTTCCCTCTGGCTCGGGGCAATGTATAAAGATAGCCCAATTCATAATCAAAATCCTGTGCATCACCGGGTAGCTGAGCTTTTGCAAATACGCCATTTCGGTAATTGGCCAGTGGCTTTTTTACAGCTGCGATGGCGATAACATGGCCGTTGTTTTCGAAAAAAGCGAGTTTCTTGATCGCTTTTAGGCGCTCGGTCAGCGTTTGCACATTGACCTCGCCGCCGTCACTGAGCATTCTCGTTATTTGACCAATTTCATCCTGGGTTAGTTGGCCGTATTCTTTCAGAGTTGGGCTGAGTGATAAGATAGTTTCCCAGGAAAACTCGTCACGAACATTCGAGGTCCGCTCGTTCCAGAATTCGACAGCTTGCAGCTTGTCCTGGCCGTCAAATCGAACGAAATACTTCCTACTCCACTGGACGTGCGGAATGTCCTTGAGCCGATCATGGTGTTCTTTAGATTTATAAACATGTATGAACCAGGCAAGGCTGAGCCCGGCTTCGGCAAGTTTTTTTTCAAAGATTTCCCTATTCACCAAAGCCATTTCCTGGGCACCATCATCTCGCTCCCCTTTATGCTGGTAAAATCCTGCAATTTCCCCGTTCTTGTCTTTAAAATAGTTGCCTGCCATCGATGTGATGTCACCAAGTTCTCTGGACAGTTTGGAGGGTATGACCATATGATTTTCGCCCCTGCTATTTGTCGAAGCCACTTTAGTTAAGGCATAATAGACCTGGAGGGGGCCGTCTTCTGTTTCGTATTCATCCGAGTTGGAATATTCGCCTATCCAATTCATCCAAACAATGTCGGTCGCGTTAGTATAGGTAGCAGTTTTGGGACTTGTGAAAAGCGAGTCAAGGTGCTCAGCGAAACTAAATTGTTCGGCGTCCGCGTCTAAAATTGCTTCGACCATACCGATCTGTTCGGTCGATATAAAGACGGCAATGGCTTCAATGTTCGCGTAGATATAATTGTTATTGTCTTTTTGAGTGGTATCATTGTAGAGGGCAAGCATTGGCCGATCTGTCTTACCCACGAAAAATTGCGATTCGTTGAAGAGAAGCCATTTTTCGAAGTCGATCTTGCGCTCCTTTGAAACCTGCTCGCTGACATAAGTTGCGATGTCCCCTTTGTCAAATTCTTCGATAAGGTTTTCTTGAATGACCAATGACCTTAACTCGCTGTCCCTGTCGTCTGCGCTATCGCTGATCCCTTCTCCTGGATTAGGTACATGAACGACCCTGAAATAATCGTCTAAAAATCCGCTTTCCTCTCCCGATTCGCGGTGTGGCATATAGTCGGCCAAATATCCTTTGATATAATGTACCGCTAACCATGTATACTTCTCCTCATAGGTGAACAGTTTGCTTTTGCCACCATGTGACTCATCGGTGTATCCGTTGCCTTTTGATCTGTCAAAGCCGAGGCTTCTCATATATCCGATGGCTGCCGCCATTGCCCATTCATAAGCATATAAATTAAAATCCGGATGTACGTTCCTGTATCGATCAAGTAAGGCCTTGGCCTCTTTGGAATCCCTGTCTTTCAATCTGGGGCCGGTACCATCCGGTATCTTTAAGAAGCCGGAATATGATTTTTTGATAACATACCAAGCCAGATCGTGAACGATTGGATAGATCTCTTCTTTTGTGGTTTGAAGTGCTGTCAGGTCTAGGTTGATAAGTTCAACTTCTGTTTGTTGGTGTGGCTTGGCTAGTGCCACTTCTGTGGTACTGATCAGCTGATATTGGTAAGCGCGCTCGACGATCGCGCGGAAGCCCGCCCTTACGATGACATTGCGGTTTCTCAACGGATCCGCAAATACATTTTCCAAAGCTGCTTTGGCAATGCCGCCTAACGCTATATCATTTTTTAACTTCGGTGCCAATGCCAATGCGATCGAAGCCAGATCCTCTTGGATCTGCGGGTCTGCACTTGGAAATAGTAGCGACACCAGCTTAGCGAATTCTGAAGGTTGCTTTAGTGCCCAATTCGTAAGCGATAATCTCAGGCTGCTTCTGAAATTCTGATCCAAAGTGGAAAGCGCCCAGGCGTAGATCAGTGGAGTTTCATTATGTAATGCGAAGTTTGAGAGGTATAATTCATTGGAGTGCCCGAGTATGGCAGAACGCAGGCTGCCCCGTTGGTTTTGTTCGCCTTCATATCTATCAGGGCCTTGCCAGATCTTATCGCGCTCGTAGGCTGATGGGAACGAACTTAATATGTCATGAAGGTAGCTTGCGCCAAAGTTGTTCTCCCCCTCAACACTCGCTGGCAATATCTGTTCGCGCAGCAGTTTCATCCTGCCCTCCCGTGATCCGAAAAAATGGCTGTCAACATTGGGTTTGTAAAGATCAACAAGCGCTCGCGGCGCTTTTAGCATCGCCCCGAACTGGAGGTTGAATATTTCAAGGTCATCTAGTCCTTTGGCAAGAAACCCGTTTTGACCAACCAATTTTCCCTGTTCATGAAAAAGGATGTTGACGATCAGTTGCATGATGCGTTTGCGCTCGGTCAATCGTAGTCTGGCCTCTGTTGAAGTGTTTTTTGATCCCACCGCGTTAAAGAGCTCAAAGAACGAATCGTCGGAGATGTTCGTGATCTCTCCAGCCGTGATCCGCTCTACAGTTCGGTTAGCAATGATCATTTCCGGAATTGAACGGTAGGTCATGCTGTAATCAAATTCAAAGATCGTTAAACCGTCGATTATCGATTGCTTTTGATTGCGGATCAGAATACCATTATCTGCAAAATATCCTATTAGAAGATCAGTTTCATTTCCAGTAAGGTATGAACCGACAACTGGATTAACTATATTTTTTAGTTCGTCATGGCTAATCTTTTGAATCCTGATCAGGGCATTAGCGATCTCCCTTAGGCTTTTGGCGACCGGTTGACTGGCCGGCCCAAGGTCTTTCCTGATCTTCCCTGCAAACTCTGCTTCCATTTGCTTGATCTTATTTGCCAACAGCTGATTACCGGCAGTTAAGACAATAGAAGATTCATCTAATGATTGATTCTGGTAGGTTTCACAAAACAGCCTAAGCGCAAATAGACTGTCCAAGCCTCTGATGATCGTATAGGAGGAGATTGAAATGTTGTAATTCTCTTTTTTGAAATACTCGGGAACCAATTGGCGATACGATACATCGCCCTCGACCGGTAAATTCAGCAGTCGAATGCCAGCATTGCTCGCCTCTTCCTCCCGATAAAAATAGGTTCGAGCTGAAAGAAAAAACCTTAGTCTGCTGTAATTTCGGGTATGTACTGCACACTCTCTTATTCGATGTTTCCATGTCTGCCAATTTCCGGTATCTTCTTCAACGCCGTCAACGCAGACCATCACTTTAGTTCGCGCGGCCGAAAGTTCCTCTCCGAAGCCGACACTATTATTGACCAGATGACGGTCTCTGCGAACGGCTTGCGTTTCGAGCGCCGCAAATAGCTGATCCATGCTCCAGCCATTCAACTGTAACGCGCTTAGAAGTATAGTACCCCAATTTTCATGTGGTGTATTGAAGGCCTGAACAATAACTGCCGGGGCTCTGCTCTGCAGATGTACGTCAGTTGCGTGGGACAAGGCATGAGTTTTTCCACTTCCAGGAGACCCCAAAAAGGTTTTGTTAGGGCTTTCTAAATCCAGCTTCAATTTGTCGAGGGTAGCATGTACCCTGTGAATTGAGATCAGTTGGAATAGCTCTTCCAGCCTCACTAAAAGACCCTCGTTATCTGGCGCTGGTATAACACGCCGCATTGAACTCAGAAGATGGAGATCTTTGACTAATCTATCGTAATCAGCAGCTTCGGGCTCTAAAGCGGCTTTTAATTTATCAGCGATCGACCTTAAAGATTGTTGGTTTTGGCCAAGGCTTGCAATCAGTCCAATTAGGTGTAGCTCTTCATCTTTCTTTAACGCAACATCTCTCAAAATTCGTTTACTTAAAATGGTGGCTTTCTGCAATTGGACATCATGATCGGCGAGTTGTTCCAGAACCTGCTTACGGTAGGGCTCATCAAAGAAACTGGCGCTTATTTCGGATTCAATAAAGCCCAGGGCATGTAGTTTTGGTACGTACTTTTCACCCAGCCAACCCACTTTAGCTAACTCAAACCTATTTTTTAAAAATTGTTCTGTAAGCACTTCGTTTTCGAACCAAAACTTGTGTATGCCATCGTTTTCGGGACGGGTAAGTTCAAATTCAATGGTGTCTTCAAGCCACCACACAAGAGTCAGGTTTTCATATGCTGCTTTCATCTCGATTTCGAAAGCATCGATCAATTGGTCCCCGGAGTTTTTAGTGATCTGCTTTGTGGATTCGCCGTCCTCATCTTTGCCACCGGCAACGAATTTTAATGATGTCAGATTTCGGCGCATACACACAAAGTATTGAGTTATTGCCGGACGGATCTCGCACGCAGTTTTAATGGAGTTCCGAATTTGGCCGATATGACTGGCATCGAATCTTTCGTCGAACCATTTTGATTGCACTGCGATCACCGACCCGTCCAGCAATTCAGCGTAGGCTTCAACACCGCCGTCACCTCCTTTACCGTTAACGACGCGGAATTTCTTGAGTTTGTCGCCATACTCTCTTTTTATATATCTTTCGAAAAGGTGATTACACAGGGTCTCAAAAGCTGCGGTTGGCGCTTCGCCGTAGTTCTTAAAATTTGACCAGACTATCATGTGATAAAAGTTTAGTTGCTTTTATGGTGAATTCAAATTTAGTTTATTTCCTCCTCAATTCAACCGTGACTTAGGCATACGCGCGCCGAGAAAATGTCATGAGCAAGCGTTCTTATTTTAGTTAAGTTTGGCATAATTCAACCACGGATCTGGCTGATCATTTTTTGAAGGAAATGAATGACGATCTCTTTATCACGGGGTTCTGCGCGCCCGGCAATACTTCTGATAGAGTCCCAGGATAACTTGGCACGCCAGGTGGTGGCCAAGAATGGGGCCAGTATTTGGCAGATCTTTCTAAAGCTTTTGGCTAGGACAAGTTTGACGTCAAAGGCCGATTTGAGGAGGATACCGATCTGATCGGCACTGAGTGCGAACAAGAGTTTTTCAGTTGAACGGTCGTCGATGTCATGTTTTATTATCGGCTCAGGAACCGGCATGTTGATCAGTCGTTCGTAACGGCGTTGTACGGCATCTGCCAGGTCTTGTAAGGCATCGATGATCGCCTGAATGATCAGTCTTACCTGTTTATTTTTTGTAACCCGGCTAAGATTTTCAGCCGCCTGATACTGAAGCAACCTGATCGCCTGATCGTACTGTCCAGCGACAACCTTTATATGCTCATGGTTATAAAGGGCGAAAGCCTGGTTCTTCAAATGAAAAGCGACCTGACCGATCTCTTGCGGCAATCGTTCAGCGATCTCTGCCAGGTTATTGTCTGTTAATGTTTTGAGATCTGTTTTTGCGGGATTCAGGGTAACTTCCAGCAATTCATCAAGCCAAAAGAATGGATAAATTTGACGTTCATCATTTTTTACGCACATAGGGTCATTGTTTGTTGAAGGCTGCCTTAGCCGGTTGACTGGCGACAATTACACTCGGACAGCAGGATGCGTATCATTGATGCATAGGCGATGTTTTCGCCAAAGTTGTTCGTTAACTGGCCTGATAAACAATAGGGAGACCACCCAAAATCACCGAATTAGGAGGCTACCCTATGCGATTTAGCTATAAAATTTAACGACCAGTTCCACTTTATTTTTGACGCCTGACTTTGCGTAGATCTTTCTCAGGTGGGCGTCTACCGTCTTTTGTGAAATAAAGAGTTCTTCAGCGGCGGATCTGTAGGTGTGACCTGCAAGGATATGACGCAGAACATCAGCTTCCCGATTGGATAAATGATAGCGTTCGCAATTGCGAATGAGGTTTTGTTCTTTGTTAAGTTCGGTTTCGGTCAGCCGTTGCTGGCGCTCCGTCCGGTATTTTCTGATAAGCAATAGGTTAAGGATCGCCAAAGCAACGACGGTCAATCCCCCCATGATCCATAGTAGAGACATTTGTTTTTCAAGTAAATTGTAGATGATAGCGGTCGTTATACTCAAAAAGCAAAAATGCGGATCAACCGAGTAGGTCATTTCCACATTTCTGCAGGTGCCGATCTTGTTGATCAGCGCGCCTTGACATGCTTGCCAAAGGATGACGCCAACAACACCGGGTGACATGGTGCAGGCCTGGTCCGGGTCTCTTATTCTATGTCGTTTTTTTCGGGAACTCATCACCTGGTCAGGTTGCCTTTTGGTTCTAACGTTGCGCTATACTCTAAAAAACAGGACCGGCTTTCAGCGCGGGCGTTTCAGGGCCTGAGACCGATCACGCGATCAGCGTCCGCGAAAGCCTGTAATACCTTGTCGAGGTGTTCCTGTGTATGCGTGGCCATGACGTTCAGCCGGATACGGGCGTCTTTTTTGGAAACGGCCGGGTACATGATGGGATTGGTGTAGACGCCGCTGCGTAAGAGTAAGCGGCCGGCCTCCAGTGTGCGCCGGATCTCACCGACCTTGACGGGGATCACGGCAGAGGCAGTGGTACCGATGTCCAGGCCGAGGCTGATCAGCCCTTCCTTGAGGTAATTGATATTCTGCCAAAGGCGCTCGCGCCATTGCGGTTCTTCATCGACCAGTTCGATGGCGCGGATGATCCCCATGATCGCGGGTGTAGCCGTGGTGGAGAAAAGGTGCTGCTTGGACTGGTATTTCAGGTAGTTGACCAGTTCAGGTTTGGCGATCACATAACCGCCGATGTTACCCAAGGCTTTGCTGAAGGTCCCGGTAATGATGTCCACCTGGTCAAAAACGTTGAACAGTTCGATCACGCCGCGGCCGGTCGTGCCGACGACGCCGATACCATGCGCGTCATCAACGACGAGGTAGGCACCGTACCGGTGCGTCAGTTCGGCGATCTTGTCCAGCGGTGCGAGGTCGCCATCCTGGCTGTATACGCCGTCCACGATGACGAACCGGGTGCGGTAAGTGTCTTTAGCTTTCTCCAGGATGTGTTCCAACTGGTGCAGGTCGTTATGCAGGAAGCGCTTGGTGTTCGTGGTCAGGCAGCCTTCATAGACGCTGGCGTGTACGGCCATGTCGATAATGGCGAGGTCTTCCTGGTGCAGCAGGCATTGTAAGGTGGCGCTGTTAGCGGTATAGCCGGTGGTGTACAGGATGCCATCGGTCTTACCGTAGAAGGCGGCGATCTTTTTTTCGAGTTGTTGATGGTAGCTGAAATGTCCGCCGATGGCGGGTGAAGCGCCGGAACCGGTACCGTATTTCCTGATACCTTCGGTCACGGCCGCTTTAATGGCCGGGTGTTGGCTGAAACCAAGGTAATCGTTGGAGACGAGGCAGACCGAACGGGTCGGTGCGGTATCTCCGGGCAGCAAAAGATCCATTTCCGGCCCGACGGGGCTTTGTGATTCGATCCGGTAATTGAGGTGGCCGTTGTTTTTCAGCCAGTCCAGGTATTCCTGGAACTGTGCTGCTGTGGCATAGGCATCCTGCCCTGAGATATTCTCAAAACTTTTAAAGCTGGCGGTTGAAAAATCGATCTGCATAGGTAGATGTGTAATGTTTATAATCAAACTTAAACCCAAAAACAACCTCAAGTGGTGAGTTAGTGATTTTTATTAATTATTAATTAACTCACCACTTTGTATAAAAACAGCCTTTTTCTTTGCCTGCCATTTTCCACGTTCAAAAAGGAGTAGCTATGCAAGGAGGATTGTTGATCACATTTTTGGAGGGATGGGCAGCCTTATCACCTGAATTTATCACTGCGCTGAATGCGTCAGTACGCAGAGAGCATTACCAGCCGAGGCAGGTCATTCATACAGCTGGCAGGCTCGAAGACCGTTTTTGGTTTCTGGAAAGCGGACTGGCCCGCAAGTATTATTTCGATCCGGAGGGCAAAGAACAAACCACCAGGTTCTACGTGTCAGACGACCTGATCTTTTCTTATAAGGGCTATTGGAAGGAAGAAAGCGAAGATTACCTGGAAGTGCTCGCCGCATCAACGTTGTTATCGGTGACTTACAGCGCGTTGCAGGAACTGGCAGATACGTTCGAGGTAACCAGGGCACTCATCAGGTCGGCGGCGAAACGGCAATATCAGCAGGATGTTTTCAGGAACCGGCTGATGCTGCGAACCGCTGAAGACCGATACCTTGGGCTCCGGCTGGCCCGTCCTGATGTTTTCAGGTATTTCTCCGTGCGGTTGATCGCTACCTATCTGAATATGACGAGGGAGAATTTAAGCCGTCTGATGGCCCGGGACCATAGCTGAGACGGAACAATGAAAATGGTGATCGTATCGGTGACAAACGGTGATCTATATCACAACTTTTAAGAATAAACCGTTCCTAACTTTATCTCGTCGCATTCATCGATCACTTATGAAAAAAGCATTCCATATCCAATTGATCAGTTACGTGCCGCTATTAAAACGCATGGGATTCATTTTTCGTGAAAAAGCGAAAACACTAAGCGTAGGTACATGTGAAATGGAATCGGGCTATGAGGTGATATTGAGTTGCCGGACGCTCGACACTGTTACTTTACTGGATCTTGTTTTGCCCGAACTTAAGAAGCTAAAAGTGTCATTTAGGCTCGTCAAAGATCAAGAGAGTCAGTATCGATTGAATTCCGGTGCTTTCGGCGAAAATGAGGTTGGTAAAGTGTTGGTCATCTTCATTTCATCATTGGAAACAGGATCCGCATTGATAGAATGGTTAGTCAACCGAACGGCTTTTTTGAAAGGTCCCGTTATCCCATTTGCAAAACGCATTGGCGAGATCGTCTATCTTCAAGCATTCAGTAGATCAGATAATGTTGCCAGTTTGAGTAAAATCGATATTAAAAAATTGCCCTTTGCCGTTTCGACCTCTTATCTCAGAAAAGACACGAAAAGAAAATTTATCGGTCGATATTACCTGCCGGTAGCGATATTGAAGGCCAGTCCAAAGGGTGACATTTATAGAGCGATCAACTTAAGGCGCTTCTCTTTTACCTGGTGTTTGATCAAGGAGGGAAAACCCGTAGCGCTGGATGACCACTTCAATCGGGACATGCGGCATAGGTTGCAATGGCAGCGTGATATTTTACTGCAAATGGCCGATGTAGTAAACACACCTGCTCTTATTGATTTCATTGAATCCGGCGACACCACTTACCTGATCACGGCTTTCGCTGAAGGAGAACAATTGGGATCGAAAGTACATGCACTGCTTAACGGAACCACTTGGGCCAGATTAGCTAACGCAGATCAGATCGCTTTATTGACATGGTACTCCCAAGCCTTAGATATCGTAAAAGCTATTCATCAGAAAGGCTTCGTTCATCGCGATATCACAGATAGCAATTTTATAATTTCCGACGATGGCAAACTATCTATAATCGATTTTGAACTTGCCTTTCATATCGTGCGCCACAAGCCGGATCCGCCTTTTTTGTTAGGTACTTTCGGCTACGCCGCACCAGAGCAACTACAATATGCGGTACCGGATTTTAGCGAAGATATTTATTCGCTTGGCGCTTTGCTTTGCCATATATTAACTGGCATCCCGCCCTATGAAATGATCAGCGATGATCTGCATACGGTTCAAGCAAAACTGAGCCGCCTCACAGAAAACAGGAATCTTACGAAATTGGCGGTCAAGTGCCTTTCCATGCAGCGGTCAGGCAGGCCTCTATTAATAGAACTTAAAGGAGAAATAATAAAGGAGATCAACAGCTTAAAACAAATAGCATGAAAAGGGAACAATGGCTCTTAGAGATTATTTGCGGATTGACCGCTTTGCTGTTTATCTATACCGCCGCAAGCAAACTGCTGGAGTATGAACAATTCCGCCAAGAAATCTTCAACCAGGCATTCAATCCAGTTCTTTTCCCTGTAATAATCTATGGATTGCCGCCAGCCGAACTGTTCGTCGCGGTGATGCTTCTCGTGCCAAAATTGCGCCTGGCCGGTCTTTATCTTTCGACATTACTCATGATCCTGTTTACAGGATATGTGGGTTTAGTGACCTTCCATTTTTATGACCGGGTACCATGTTCCTGTGCAGGGGTATTTAAACACATGAGCTGGCCGGTCCATCTTGCTTTCAATTTAGTTTTTACTGTCGCAACCATTTACGGCATCAAGATATTCAATGCGCAACGAATCAGGGAAAAGCTGAAAACCTGAGAAAAGAGTAAGCATCTATCAAAAAATCAATTCTATTAAAATGTTAAACAACAAAAAGAATCTCTTACAAAGAGTGAGGATCATGATGGTGGCCATCGTGACCATTATGGGCATCGGAACTGCATTTGCCACAAAAGCACCGGTCAACAAAGCTGCTAACACCTGGGCTGTGGTACAAACCGTAGGCAACTTCTATGAAGTAACTCAGGCTGCCGGTCGTTGTGATGAAGAAGAAGACCCGACCTGCAAGGTGCAGTCAACGGCGACACCTAATGCACAGGGCCTTATACCGATCAGCTCTGCTACGGTTATGCAAAAGGGTAATTTTACCCGTCAGTAAAAAAAGAAAAAGGAGGCAGCCGGGCTGCCTCCTTTTTGCTATTCAAGTTCCGATTGGATCAATCGAATCAAACTGTCCTTGTCCATCAGGCGGTCATCGCTAAAGTACAGCACATCCTGCTTTTTACCGATCATCATCGGCTGAGGGTAACTCCTGATACCATAATGTTTAATGGCGGGATGGTCACCACCGGAAACGCCGGTGTTCAGATTGG
This genomic interval from Mucilaginibacter defluvii contains the following:
- a CDS encoding Crp/Fnr family transcriptional regulator, whose protein sequence is MQGGLLITFLEGWAALSPEFITALNASVRREHYQPRQVIHTAGRLEDRFWFLESGLARKYYFDPEGKEQTTRFYVSDDLIFSYKGYWKEESEDYLEVLAASTLLSVTYSALQELADTFEVTRALIRSAAKRQYQQDVFRNRLMLRTAEDRYLGLRLARPDVFRYFSVRLIATYLNMTRENLSRLMARDHS
- a CDS encoding MauE/DoxX family redox-associated membrane protein, yielding MKREQWLLEIICGLTALLFIYTAASKLLEYEQFRQEIFNQAFNPVLFPVIIYGLPPAELFVAVMLLVPKLRLAGLYLSTLLMILFTGYVGLVTFHFYDRVPCSCAGVFKHMSWPVHLAFNLVFTVATIYGIKIFNAQRIREKLKT
- a CDS encoding helix-turn-helix transcriptional regulator, translating into MSPGVVGVILWQACQGALINKIGTCRNVEMTYSVDPHFCFLSITTAIIYNLLEKQMSLLWIMGGLTVVALAILNLLLIRKYRTERQQRLTETELNKEQNLIRNCERYHLSNREADVLRHILAGHTYRSAAEELFISQKTVDAHLRKIYAKSGVKNKVELVVKFYS
- a CDS encoding aminotransferase class I/II-fold pyridoxal phosphate-dependent enzyme: MQIDFSTASFKSFENISGQDAYATAAQFQEYLDWLKNNGHLNYRIESQSPVGPEMDLLLPGDTAPTRSVCLVSNDYLGFSQHPAIKAAVTEGIRKYGTGSGASPAIGGHFSYHQQLEKKIAAFYGKTDGILYTTGYTANSATLQCLLHQEDLAIIDMAVHASVYEGCLTTNTKRFLHNDLHQLEHILEKAKDTYRTRFVIVDGVYSQDGDLAPLDKIAELTHRYGAYLVVDDAHGIGVVGTTGRGVIELFNVFDQVDIITGTFSKALGNIGGYVIAKPELVNYLKYQSKQHLFSTTATPAIMGIIRAIELVDEEPQWRERLWQNINYLKEGLISLGLDIGTTASAVIPVKVGEIRRTLEAGRLLLRSGVYTNPIMYPAVSKKDARIRLNVMATHTQEHLDKVLQAFADADRVIGLRP
- a CDS encoding serine/threonine protein kinase → MKKAFHIQLISYVPLLKRMGFIFREKAKTLSVGTCEMESGYEVILSCRTLDTVTLLDLVLPELKKLKVSFRLVKDQESQYRLNSGAFGENEVGKVLVIFISSLETGSALIEWLVNRTAFLKGPVIPFAKRIGEIVYLQAFSRSDNVASLSKIDIKKLPFAVSTSYLRKDTKRKFIGRYYLPVAILKASPKGDIYRAINLRRFSFTWCLIKEGKPVALDDHFNRDMRHRLQWQRDILLQMADVVNTPALIDFIESGDTTYLITAFAEGEQLGSKVHALLNGTTWARLANADQIALLTWYSQALDIVKAIHQKGFVHRDITDSNFIISDDGKLSIIDFELAFHIVRHKPDPPFLLGTFGYAAPEQLQYAVPDFSEDIYSLGALLCHILTGIPPYEMISDDLHTVQAKLSRLTENRNLTKLAVKCLSMQRSGRPLLIELKGEIIKEINSLKQIA
- a CDS encoding DUF6520 family protein — protein: MMVAIVTIMGIGTAFATKAPVNKAANTWAVVQTVGNFYEVTQAAGRCDEEEDPTCKVQSTATPNAQGLIPISSATVMQKGNFTRQ